The genomic region TGACCCACCACACCCTACCCCCTACACCCTAGTTCTGGTAAATTTGAAACTAAAATTATAATATCTGTGAGATTTACCAGTTACCGTTATCCACCTATGAATCCAAATCAAAGATCGGAAAACAAATTCACCTATGGAGTCATCCAAAATCAAAGGACTTCCCTTTATCAAGTTTGGTATAAATTCAACTCAGAACAGATTTATTTTCTTACCGCTCACAAAAATCATGAAGATGCCTACGATACCATGTATCGATTAACTTTAGTCCATCACAATAGCAAACGAATCACCTGCCCAGAAGACTTACTCAAAATCGCCGATTCATTTCCCACAGATGAGCCACCTTCACCAGTATCAGAAGAACATCTTCAAGCCTTAAAAGAGTTCAGTATTTGAGCTAGTTAGCCGCTGTTAATTCATGAAATTCATGGCGGTTTTTTGCAGATAAATTATAATAATAATAGTTCCATAATAACCACAATTCAATTGTCAACAATATTGTGAAACCCTGCTAAACCAAATTACATAATCGAAGCAGATAAGTTTCAACTCTTCCCCTTTCAAAACCAATCCAAAATCAAAATGACTCCACAACAAATAGACCTACTACTAGAAATCCAACACAGACAAATGGTAGCACTAGAAAAAATTGCGATTACCTTAGAAAAACTCACGCCTAATAATGCACCTAACTATCAATATCCATTAGAATCATTTAAAACATTTAACTGGCAATCAATTAGTGCAACAGTAGAACAAACCGATAATTATGGAGCTACTGTAGTTACTTGGAGCGGACAACAATATATTAGGCGTTCTCCAGCTAATAAATTTGAGCCAGCAATTTGGTTTTCACGCTGCACCAAAAAGAAAGAAGATGGAACTAACGAATACGAGAGATTAATAACCTTTAAATCACTTTCTCAAACAGAAGTCGAGCCGTTACCTCAAAAAGTTAATCGGATCATCGGGTAATTTAATTATCAATAATGAGAGAACAAAAAAGTAAATAGCACAACAATTTAGCGCCGAGTGAAACCCTATTAACTCAGCCATGTTAAACACTCAAAGCCATCAACCAATTAATTCAATTCCCGAAGCCAAAGAACTATTAGAACAACTTGCCGATTTGAGATGGCAAAAATCCATAATAGATGCCAAATTAGCTGAAATTAATCCCTTAGCCATTGAAGCCGCCACATTAATAATTAATAACAATCGAGCAGCTAATGGCAAACAAATAGCTTACCGGAATGAAAGAAGTGAAATTACCTTACAATTTAGAACTACCGAACCTAAAAACCACAAAGAATTAGAATCTCTGAAAAACTTAATAGAGGTTGAACGAGATAAGGCTACCAGACTAAATGCTAAATCTATTGTCATATTGCAAGAACAAATTGCATTTTTAGAAGGCAAGCTCAGGGAATTAACTAATACACCAAAAGGAGACAAATTAGTAGCCAAATACGAACAATTAAAAATGTCATTAACTACGAAACAACCCATGTTAAGCGTGAAGCTCAAATAAGTAAAGATTCCCTTAGCTATCGCAATTTGCTAGGGGAATTTAAATCTAATATAGCAGTACGCATCAAGGTTAGGACACTCGATAAGACTGGAACCATTGAAGCAACTGGTTTTAACTTCTGACTATGCGCTGCGCGCACGCGCAGGCTACGCCAACTGACTTCTGACTTTTGCTATATCTCATCTTACTTACGAAATCAATTAGGAAATTTTCAAAATGGGTCAATATCATCTAATAGTTAATTTAGATAAAAAAGAATATCTAAATCCGTCTTATTTTGGCGACGGCTTAAAGCTGTGGGAATTTGCTGGGAGTAAAACTACTATTGGGCTAACTGCTTTACTAACTGCTAACAATGAAGGCGCTGGGGGAGACTTCAACGTTCCAACAAGTAATCATTTAATTGGCTCTTGGGCTGGAGACAAAATTGCAATTATTGGAGACTACCAACAAGCAGAACGCCTTGATGGAATAACTTACCAACTAGTAGAA from Merismopedia glauca CCAP 1448/3 harbors:
- a CDS encoding single-stranded DNA-binding protein encodes the protein MTPQQIDLLLEIQHRQMVALEKIAITLEKLTPNNAPNYQYPLESFKTFNWQSISATVEQTDNYGATVVTWSGQQYIRRSPANKFEPAIWFSRCTKKKEDGTNEYERLITFKSLSQTEVEPLPQKVNRIIG